From Fundidesulfovibrio soli, the proteins below share one genomic window:
- a CDS encoding LysE family translocator — protein sequence MDITTFLTFVGLVFVLVITPGPDMLYIVTTSMASGARSGLACVLGVAVGAYVHAVCVAFGLSAVLAASQTAYDVVRWGGAAYLVWIGLKTMFGPSVLELTGNCAQRTFAQSFRRGVLTNVMNPKAFLFCVTFYPQFANPAAGPVWSQVLLMGVVTSLMLLAVMTPISFSSGRFGRFLARNALMRVHLPKALGAVFVGLGLHLLFRTDGAGAAR from the coding sequence ATGGATATCACCACCTTTCTGACCTTCGTCGGCCTGGTCTTCGTCCTGGTCATCACCCCCGGGCCGGACATGCTCTACATCGTCACCACCTCCATGGCCTCCGGGGCGCGCAGCGGGCTGGCCTGCGTGCTGGGCGTGGCCGTGGGGGCCTACGTGCACGCCGTGTGCGTGGCCTTCGGGCTCTCCGCCGTGCTGGCCGCCTCCCAGACGGCCTACGATGTGGTGCGTTGGGGCGGCGCGGCCTATCTGGTGTGGATCGGGCTCAAGACCATGTTCGGGCCCTCCGTGCTGGAGCTTACGGGCAACTGCGCGCAGCGCACTTTCGCGCAGAGCTTCAGGCGCGGCGTGCTGACCAACGTGATGAACCCCAAGGCATTCCTGTTCTGCGTCACCTTCTATCCGCAGTTCGCCAACCCAGCGGCGGGGCCGGTCTGGTCCCAGGTGCTGCTCATGGGGGTGGTCACGTCGCTCATGCTGCTGGCGGTGATGACGCCCATCTCGTTCTCCAGCGGGCGCTTCGGCCGCTTCCTGGCCCGCAACGCCCTGATGCGGGTGCATCTGCCCAAGGCCCTGGGCGCGGTGTTCGTGGGGCTGGGGCTGCATTTGCTGTTCAGGACGGATGGGGCGGGCGCGGCGCGGTAG